The sequence GGAAGATAGATATAATATGATACAAACATtaacaaaagacaaaagaaaagggGTGGCGACCGGTGGCGAGTTGCTCACCGGCCACCGGAAACGATATCACTTTTATAAAGCTAGAGAGAAGTTGGAGCGTTTAAGAGAGAGAGTCCTTGTAGCCCTTTTAAGTCTGTCGACCTATTACTATTAGTATTATAGTATATATCAGTGGCATTGTGTTATAACAAAACTGAATAAAATAAGCAGTTTTCAGATgtatttagttaaaatttaaatccCTTTTGGGTAGACTCTTCATAATAGCCTCAGTTCTCCCTGGtctagagatttttttttttttcccctgGTCTAGAGATTAAAAGATGCAATTTTTGTCAAGATAGATTCTAGTAAACCGAGTTTGATGAATATTAGATATGGTGGCCATTGTATAATTGAAAAGCTGTGGTATTGGTGGGGACAAGTTGAAACAAGTCAAATTACGCAGATGAACTTCTCAAATCTTTCCCGCCACCAACCTCCATCTTCCtctcatctctctttctctctccaaTCTTCTGTTTTTTGTTCAAATATAAGGACACTAATCACATTCTTAATGCCAAACTAAACTCATAAACGAAACCAAATGCCCATTATTGTCATTGATGATTCTTTCAAGAGACCAGGAACTGTGCCTTTCAGCTGGGAGATCCGACCCGGTGTACCCAAGACCCCACCCGGAAACACACCTCCTCTCCAACTCCAACCTCCCAATTACCTCTCTCCTCTCCGTTTAAAACCATTGTCTCACTCTCAACCATTTCTCCCGCCGGAGCTTTCTCCGCCGTCGTCTTCTTTCATCTCCAAATCCAAGAGCCGTTCTTTATCTCCTCTCGCTCCTTCCTTCTCTACTCCATCAAAGCTCAAACCGCCACCACCGTCGCACTCTGGTTTCTACTCTTCGGGACCTTCTTTCCGTTCTTCCCCGCGTGCTTTCTCGGAGCGTTGGCAGTTAAACCGTTCTCGATCCGAGTCCCATCCCAGACCGGACTTTGCTTTTGCCGGATTCGGGTGTTTCCCGACACCTAAGTTCAGGTTTAGAAAGAACAAGAGCGGTGGTGGTCTGAGAAAAGCCATGTCGAGGTTGGAGCGTGGTTACTGCTCTGATATGGAGACGTTGTCGCCGAGGACTGTTTCTAGCCGGAGATCAGTTTCTCTGAGATGGGACTCGCCAAGTCGTCGTCGTTCTCTTCGCTCTGATTCTCGCCACGACTCGCTGACGAAGCTGAATGGGGCGGGTTTGGGCTATTTTGagcatatattaattaaatggGCCGAGATTAGTTCATTAGCCATCCGATTCTGAACCAGCAAAAGTCTAATCAAATTTGGTCTAGAATGTAATATTCTAAAATGTAGGGTCCTAAAACGTAGGGGCAGGCACTTTACCTGTTATCCGAAGCCGTACCTgaacccgatccaaaaaaccagaaccaaaatccgaaccgaaatagcaaaatattcgaacgggtattaaattaggagagattggatatacgaacccgaacgggtaatattcgaacccgaatggatatccgaagataaccgatcatatgtataattaaccatatatttctagtttacatatctcattttatataaaatatttatattgatactacacatactttaaattcatatgatatacgTAGAATTACAGAGAAAATGATTTGATACTCATTTAAAATGCATACAAGTTTTCCGACTTCATCAACTTAACAATCATTTGTGCATATCTCTTCATGTGatactgcaaaaaaaaaaaacgtgtctTCTCTATAAACCATACCTAAGAAGTATGGAAGCCGTTCAAATTCACTCAAGTATTATTACCTTGAATGGCTCATTATCAGTTCTAAAGACATTCCCTGGAACATTATGCAACCAGAAAGGCAAACCCCTGCAACCATAAGATTTTTGACCTCTTACCACATTGAAAAAATCATTAACCGTAGGGGGCAAAAAAGCTTACACGTATGACCATTCACCTTGGATGAACGGTCCAATCCGAAGACAGACATATAAGCCATGCGCTTGTATTATCTTGATGAACCTCACGATATCACGGCGTCCACTGAAATCAAACTGCAGAAATCCCGAATTACATCAATCGCTTTACACTCACTCATATGCACATGAGCGAATCTACATTTGATCTGGATGTATAGAGAGACGGAGGGAGTGACTTACCTTGCCTTGTTGCGGCTCGTGAATGTTCCAGAACACGTACGTGTCGATTACATATATTCCTCCAGATTTTGCCTTTCCTATCAAATGCGACCACATCTGCGAGTTCAACTTCCATTAATAatacgaagaagaaggagaggaagGTGGAGACGGAGAGAAAATGTAACATGCGGAGTACTGCAAGGATAATGGATTGAGCTGGAGA is a genomic window of Brassica napus cultivar Da-Ae chromosome A2, Da-Ae, whole genome shotgun sequence containing:
- the LOC106387075 gene encoding LOW QUALITY PROTEIN: uncharacterized protein LOC106387075 (The sequence of the model RefSeq protein was modified relative to this genomic sequence to represent the inferred CDS: deleted 2 bases in 1 codon; substituted 1 base at 1 genomic stop codon) produces the protein MPIIVIDDSFKRPGTVPFSWEIRPGVPKTPPGNTPPLQLQPPNYLSPLRLKPLSHSQPFLPPELSPPSSSFISKSKSRSLSPLAPSFSTPSKLKPPPPSHSGFYSSGPSFRSSPRAFSERWQLNRSRSESHPRPDFAFAGFGCFPTPKFRFRKNKSGGGLRKAMSRLERGYCSDMETLSPRTVSSRRSVSLRWDSPSSSFSSLXFSPRLADEAEWGGFGLF